A window from Nomascus leucogenys isolate Asia chromosome 24, Asia_NLE_v1, whole genome shotgun sequence encodes these proteins:
- the PLA2G5 gene encoding calcium-dependent phospholipase A2 isoform X1, giving the protein MKGLLPLAWFLACSVPAVQGGLLDLKSMIKKVTGKNALTNYGFYGCYCGWGGRGTPKDGTDWVSLWLPRLECNGAISAHCILDLLHSGMGSGGHPSYSGSKSLARAGAVGCMTTAMGGWRRRAATFGHSPTNTDSRGAWSPASPGPFAMCSSVPVTGSSSTASRETYGATTHSTNTFPTSSAPRPPQRAPPRPRLLLCFSTTQSSDSAWFLREAPKSQTSVFLKAWRTPRATLYPPVSPRRVTLVIGLGRVPGSLGLHF; this is encoded by the exons ATGAAAGGCCTCCTCCCACTGGCTTGGTTCCTGGCTTGTA GTGTGCCTGCTGTGCAAGGAGGCTTGCTGGACCTAAAATCAATGATCAAGAAGGTGACAGGGAAGAATGCGCTGACAAACTATGGCTTCTATGGCTGTTACTGCGGCTGGGGCGGCCGAGGAACCCCCAAGGATGGCACCGATTG ggtctcactctggttgcccaggctggagtgcaatggtgcgatctcagctcactgcatcctcgaccttctgcactcag GGATGGGGTCAGGAGGGCACCCCTCCTACTCGGGATCTAAGTCTCTTGCACGGGCAGGTGCTGTTGGGTGCATGACCACTGCTATGGGCGGCTGGAGGAGAAGAGCTGCAACATTCGGACACAGTCCTACAAATACAGATTCGCGCGGGGCCTGGTCACCTGCG AGCCCGGGCCCTTTTGCCATGTGCAGCTCTGTGCCTGTGACCGGAAGCTCGTCTACTGCCTCAAGAGAAACCTATGGAGCTACAACCCACAGTACCAATACTTTCCCAACATCCTCTGCTCCTAGGCCTCCCCAGCGAGCTCCTCCCAGACCAAGACTTTTGCTCTGTTTTTCTACAACACAGAGTTCCGACTCTGCCTGGTTCCTGAGAGAGGCTCCTAAGTCACAGACCTCAGTCTTTCTCAAAGCTTGGAGGACCCCCAGGGCCACACTGTACCCTCCAGTGAGTCCTAGGAGAGTGACTCTGGTCATAGGACTTGGTAGGGTCCCAGGGTCCCTAGGCCTCCACTTCTGA
- the PLA2G5 gene encoding calcium-dependent phospholipase A2 isoform X2: protein MKGLLPLAWFLACSVPAVQGGLLDLKSMIKKVTGKNALTNYGFYGCYCGWGGRGTPKDGTDWCCWVHDHCYGRLEEKSCNIRTQSYKYRFARGLVTCEPGPFCHVQLCACDRKLVYCLKRNLWSYNPQYQYFPNILCS, encoded by the exons ATGAAAGGCCTCCTCCCACTGGCTTGGTTCCTGGCTTGTA GTGTGCCTGCTGTGCAAGGAGGCTTGCTGGACCTAAAATCAATGATCAAGAAGGTGACAGGGAAGAATGCGCTGACAAACTATGGCTTCTATGGCTGTTACTGCGGCTGGGGCGGCCGAGGAACCCCCAAGGATGGCACCGATTG GTGCTGTTGGGTGCATGACCACTGCTATGGGCGGCTGGAGGAGAAGAGCTGCAACATTCGGACACAGTCCTACAAATACAGATTCGCGCGGGGCCTGGTCACCTGCG AGCCCGGGCCCTTTTGCCATGTGCAGCTCTGTGCCTGTGACCGGAAGCTCGTCTACTGCCTCAAGAGAAACCTATGGAGCTACAACCCACAGTACCAATACTTTCCCAACATCCTCTGCTCCTAG